A region of Bifidobacterium adolescentis ATCC 15703 DNA encodes the following proteins:
- a CDS encoding Ppx/GppA phosphatase family protein encodes MKSVTVAGIDCGTNSIRLKVSRVSEDGVEDIVPRILRVIRLGQDVDKTHRFADEALARAYEAAREFAGVLAEHPVDGIRFVATSATRDAENREEFEDNIEKILGVRPEVIPGTEEADLSFLGATSIVHREVEAPYLVVDLGGGSTELVLGGDGVTHPSTQVQAAFSMNIGSVRMTERHLKNDPPTEGQIAEAVADIDAHIDEAFKTVPAGKTHTIIGVSGTVTTMTALAMGLTEYDHTAVDGARCTLEDAYAVDNRFLHMPREERLTYKTIHPGRVDVVGGGALVWNRVLAKVSEAAYEDHGQRIDSFMASEHGLLDGIVLDYGKRLLAAR; translated from the coding sequence ATGAAGTCGGTAACCGTTGCCGGTATTGATTGCGGCACGAATTCGATTCGTCTGAAAGTCTCGCGTGTGAGCGAGGACGGTGTGGAAGACATCGTTCCGCGCATCCTGCGGGTGATTCGTCTCGGTCAGGATGTGGACAAAACCCATCGCTTCGCCGACGAGGCGTTGGCGCGCGCCTATGAGGCCGCCCGAGAATTCGCCGGCGTGCTTGCCGAACATCCCGTGGACGGCATCCGCTTCGTGGCCACATCGGCCACCCGTGATGCCGAGAACCGTGAGGAATTCGAAGACAACATCGAGAAGATCTTGGGCGTGCGTCCCGAAGTCATTCCAGGCACGGAGGAAGCGGATTTAAGCTTCCTTGGTGCCACCAGCATCGTCCATCGCGAGGTCGAGGCCCCCTATCTGGTGGTCGATTTGGGCGGAGGTTCCACCGAACTGGTGCTGGGAGGCGACGGCGTCACCCATCCGAGCACGCAGGTGCAGGCCGCGTTCTCCATGAATATCGGGTCTGTCCGTATGACGGAGCGTCATCTGAAAAACGACCCGCCGACCGAGGGGCAGATCGCCGAGGCGGTCGCGGATATCGACGCGCATATCGACGAGGCGTTCAAGACCGTTCCCGCCGGCAAGACCCACACCATCATCGGCGTGTCCGGAACGGTCACCACCATGACCGCATTGGCTATGGGATTGACGGAATACGACCACACCGCCGTGGACGGCGCACGCTGCACGCTGGAAGATGCCTATGCCGTTGACAACCGGTTCCTGCACATGCCTCGTGAGGAGCGTCTGACCTACAAGACCATTCATCCCGGACGCGTCGATGTGGTCGGCGGCGGCGCATTGGTGTGGAACCGTGTGCTTGCCAAGGTGTCTGAAGCCGCATATGAGGATCATGGCCAGCGCATCGACTCCTTCATGGCCAGCGAGCATGGTCTGTTGGACGGCATCGTGCTGGATTACGGCAAGAGATTGCTTGCTGCGCGCTGA
- a CDS encoding L-serine ammonia-lyase, which yields MFSILEMFTIGVGPSSSHTVGPMVAASRFAASLERDGILNRVGRVRTVLYGSLALTGLGHGTDRATVAGLEGNVPKTVDTDHMSNIRMECEAGGELMLNGTHRIDFDYGRDVVMDVWHRMAAHPNGMRFQAFDRQNNLIDEQVWYSIGGGFVRQGDADDLMIGIHEKPPAGTAFADQTDDSSTDIDMDMPYPFTTCDELISLCDEHHMSVADVVWANETAMRSAVQVRSDLDTVWHVMRRCVQHGCNTNQTVLPGGLDVPRRAPKMYARLASNSDVLKRDGRRSDAVLESSDAAWVDLFALAVSEENAAGGRIVTAPTNGAAGVIPAVLHYYWHFVDHADEDGVVTFLLTAGAIGYLFKRNASISGAEVGCQGEVGTACSMAAAGLCAVMGGTPHQVENAAEIGIEHNLGLTCDPVGGLVQIPCIERNAMAANTAINAVRMAMLGDGTHIVSLDQAIKTMKDTGEDMMAKYKETSKGGLAVNVVEC from the coding sequence ATGTTCAGCATTCTGGAGATGTTCACCATCGGCGTCGGCCCCAGCTCGTCGCACACCGTAGGACCGATGGTCGCGGCCAGCAGATTCGCTGCCTCCCTTGAACGTGACGGCATACTGAACCGGGTCGGCCGCGTGCGAACGGTACTGTATGGTTCGCTCGCCCTGACCGGTCTTGGGCACGGTACCGATCGCGCCACGGTGGCGGGCTTGGAAGGCAACGTACCGAAAACCGTCGATACCGATCACATGAGCAATATCCGTATGGAATGCGAGGCAGGCGGCGAGCTGATGCTCAACGGCACGCATCGCATCGATTTCGATTACGGACGCGATGTGGTGATGGATGTATGGCACCGCATGGCGGCCCATCCCAACGGCATGCGATTCCAAGCCTTCGACCGGCAGAACAATCTCATCGACGAACAGGTCTGGTATTCCATTGGCGGTGGATTCGTCAGACAAGGCGACGCCGACGACCTGATGATCGGCATCCATGAGAAACCCCCTGCGGGAACGGCCTTCGCCGATCAGACCGACGATTCCTCAACCGATATCGATATGGATATGCCCTATCCGTTCACCACATGCGACGAACTGATCTCGCTGTGCGATGAACATCACATGAGTGTGGCCGATGTGGTGTGGGCCAATGAGACGGCCATGCGGTCCGCCGTGCAGGTGCGCAGCGATTTGGACACTGTATGGCATGTGATGCGCCGCTGCGTGCAGCACGGTTGCAATACCAACCAAACCGTTCTGCCTGGCGGCCTTGACGTGCCCCGCAGGGCGCCAAAAATGTATGCAAGGCTCGCATCCAACAGCGACGTGCTCAAACGGGACGGCAGGCGCTCCGACGCTGTACTCGAATCATCGGACGCCGCATGGGTCGACCTGTTCGCATTGGCGGTTTCCGAGGAGAACGCGGCAGGCGGACGCATCGTCACCGCGCCTACCAACGGTGCGGCTGGCGTCATTCCGGCGGTGCTCCACTATTATTGGCATTTCGTGGATCATGCGGATGAGGATGGTGTGGTGACGTTCCTGCTGACCGCAGGGGCGATTGGATACTTGTTCAAACGCAACGCGTCCATTTCCGGTGCCGAAGTCGGATGTCAAGGCGAGGTCGGCACAGCCTGTTCCATGGCCGCGGCGGGGCTGTGCGCCGTGATGGGCGGCACGCCTCACCAAGTGGAGAATGCCGCGGAAATCGGTATCGAGCACAATCTGGGACTGACCTGCGATCCGGTCGGTGGTCTGGTGCAGATTCCCTGCATCGAACGCAACGCCATGGCGGCCAATACCGCCATCAACGCGGTCCGTATGGCCATGCTGGGCGACGGCACGCATATCGTGAGTCTTGACCAAGCCATCAAAACCATGAAGGACACCGGCGAGGACATGATGGCCAAGTACAAGGAGACGTCGAAAGGCGGTCTTGCGGTCAATGTTGTTGAATGCTAG
- a CDS encoding FKBP-type peptidyl-prolyl cis-trans isomerase, with the protein MASEMPVVNAEFGDRPTIEFPTEIAPAGLKVVELFEGNGPMVRRGDTVTVNYHGVVWGKDTPFDSSFDRHQPATFGIGVGQVIKGWDQTVPGHNVGSRLVVSIPPEYGYGSRGVPQAGIGGEDTLVFVIDIISTR; encoded by the coding sequence ATGGCATCTGAAATGCCTGTTGTCAATGCCGAATTCGGCGATCGCCCGACCATCGAATTCCCGACTGAGATCGCTCCCGCCGGCCTGAAGGTCGTGGAGCTCTTTGAAGGCAATGGCCCGATGGTCCGCCGTGGAGACACCGTCACCGTCAACTACCATGGTGTGGTCTGGGGCAAGGACACCCCGTTCGACTCCAGCTTCGACCGTCACCAGCCGGCCACGTTCGGCATCGGTGTGGGACAGGTCATCAAGGGCTGGGATCAGACCGTTCCGGGACACAACGTCGGTTCCCGCCTGGTGGTGTCCATTCCGCCGGAGTACGGTTATGGCTCCCGTGGCGTTCCGCAGGCCGGCATCGGCGGCGAGGACACGCTGGTGTTCGTGATCGACATCATCTCCACCCGCTGA
- a CDS encoding GreA/GreB family elongation factor: MAEEKTILLTQEAYDKMKEELAWREGEYRDEILSKVSAARAEGDLSENGGYQAAREAQRVNQGRIDELTVKLRNAKILTAPKAGEVGDGSLVTLEVNGREMVYVLGTRDLSIATDYSIISPESPIGAAINGAHAGDTVTYTAPNGREISVTIKEAKPLA; this comes from the coding sequence ATGGCCGAAGAAAAGACGATCCTGCTGACGCAGGAGGCGTACGACAAGATGAAAGAAGAACTCGCCTGGCGTGAGGGCGAGTACCGTGACGAGATTCTGTCCAAGGTCTCCGCGGCGCGTGCCGAAGGCGATTTGAGCGAGAACGGCGGCTATCAGGCTGCCCGTGAGGCGCAGCGCGTGAATCAGGGACGTATCGACGAACTGACCGTCAAACTGCGCAATGCGAAGATTCTGACTGCGCCCAAGGCCGGTGAGGTCGGTGACGGATCCTTAGTGACCCTTGAAGTCAACGGACGTGAAATGGTGTACGTGCTTGGCACGCGAGACCTGTCCATCGCCACGGATTACAGCATCATCAGTCCTGAATCGCCGATTGGCGCCGCCATCAATGGCGCTCATGCCGGAGATACGGTGACCTATACCGCTCCGAACGGCCGTGAGATTTCCGTGACCATCAAGGAAGCCAAGCCGCTCGCCTGA